DNA sequence from the Nitrospirota bacterium genome:
CTTATAATCCATGTCTTCCATTAGTTTTGCAGCGTCCTTATTGCCGCGAGGGTCAGGGACTGCAAATATCTTAAAGGATATTTCCCTTATATTCTGCCATGTCTCGTTAACCTTTTTGAATAATTCCTTTTCGCTGATTTCATGCGCATGACCCAACTCTAGTTCCATCTCTTTTACCCTTGCTTCTAAATCAATGGAATTCCCTTTAAAATCGTCAATATATCTTCTATCCCCTGTAATAATATAATCATTAACAGGCATCAATACCCTTCCAAATGCAAGCATAATGCTTGTAACAACCATCCTGTCATTAGATAAATCATCAAGACGGTGGAGTTTTTTATAGATAGTATTCATATTGTAAAGGCTTATGCCGCCCATAATAATCAAAAATGGAAATATTACTGCGAAAAACGCAATGATGAGTTTTGTCCTGATTTTGTAGGGCATAAAGACCTCCGATTGTTTGCGATTCATTTGATTGGGCAGCCGCCAATCACTTTTATA
Encoded proteins:
- a CDS encoding HAMP domain-containing protein, with the protein product MPYKIRTKLIIAFFAVIFPFLIIMGGISLYNMNTIYKKLHRLDDLSNDRMVVTSIMLAFGRVLMPVNDYIITGDRRYIDDFKGNSIDLEARVKEMELELGHAHEISEKELFKKVNETWQNIREISFKIFAVPDPRGNKDAAKLMEDMDYKYAYPIIEVLKKWRDKDIEEYKESVAVAEKAWVEVWVIMIVGAVILIGTGVFFAFYYSKIFVRPIEIIHNGADAIAHGDFKTRLDIKTGDEIEQLSDAMNEMSAQLDSLYSNMQAMVDERTLELKESEERFRSVSESAPDAII